Proteins from a genomic interval of Schistosoma mansoni strain Puerto Rico chromosome 6, complete genome:
- a CDS encoding putative leucine rich repeat protein — protein MPVKETINNNLTDEEELHDGYLSPNLIMLRSRGENVQFITKLNLWGLKLKHVSALKCMPNLKIINMSSNCLQSLEPFSNCLNLCELYIRSNQIVNIDEVAHLKYLNMLEKLWLSGNPCCHYFKNYERNENVLCDSSVVYRCTVIRNIQSLMHLDQEGNMNKKIFCYN, from the exons ATGCCAGTCAAAGAAACTATAAATAACAATTTAACTGATGAAGAAGAATTACATGATGGTTATCTATCACCCAATTTAATTATGTTACGTTCAAGAGGAGAAAATGTACAATTTATTACTAAATTAAATTTATg GGGTTTAAAGCTAAAACATGTTTCAGCTTTAAAATGTATGCCAAATTTAAAAATCATTAATATGAG ttcaaattgtttaCAATCACTTGAACCATTTTCAAATTGTTTAAATCTATGCGAACTTTATATACGCAGTAATCAGATTGTAAATATTGATGAAGTGGcacatttaaaatatttaaatatgcTTGAAAAATTATGGTTAAGTGGAAATCCATGTTGTCATTATT ttaaaaattatgaaagaaatgaaaatgtaCTATGTGattcatcagtagtatatagATGTACTGTGATTCGGAATATACAAAGTTTAATGCATTTAGATCAAGAAGGTAATatgaacaaaaaaatattttgttataacTAA